AGGAGATGTTATTTATGGCATTACAATTAAGTTACGGTGTTCGGTTTATGGATCAGAAGGCAGTTAACGATCTTATTAATTGTGGGTTTATACCACAAAATGTTGGAGAAGTTATTAATGGTAACATAACTATGAGATCATATACCTATTTTACACCGTATTATCCTCTAGATGATACTGCTTATGTTAATAATGATAATGGACAATTAAGTTATATAGGAAATTGGGTTAGGACAGATATTGCGAATGCAAACCCTATAGGTCCTAGGGAGTATTATTTACATCCACCGGTTGCATTTGAGGATATTAAAAACTATAATTGTGTAGAAACGGCAGGATATCCAAAATATCCAAGGGGAAGTCGTCATAAAGGAGTAGATTGGGCGAACGGAATCTATAACCTAAATATTGATGTATGTGCAGTTGATTACGGTAGAGTCTTAGAGGTACGAGATGGTTGTAATTGCAAATACTTTGATAAAGATGGAGACGGAAAAAGAGATAATGTAGTTGGAACTAATTGTGGAACTACTTATCATTCTGGAGGTAATAAGGTACGTATAATGCTAAATGATGGTACTATAGTTGACTATATGCATCTAAAAGAGAATTCCATATGTGTTGTTAAGGATGATTATGTTAACCCAGGTGATAAAATTGGTGTTTTAGGTACTACTGGAAGAAGTACCGGACTACATCTGCATTTTCAAAGAAACAATGCGAATGATGATCCAATATCCCCATACAAACATCTCATAATGTTTTACGATATAAATGAAAATATAGAACCAAACTGGAAGATTGCTAAGCAATCGGGAAAAACCTATACCCTTAATCAACTTCTATTACTTTAATAAAAAAGCGCATGCAATATGAACTGAACCATAATAAGTAGACACAGAAAAAGAGTCACTAGGCATGATTTCTATATTCATTAGGAGTCATGCCATTTAATTTTAATTGAGGTCTATCACAATTATAAAACTCAATATAATGATTTACCCTTGAAACCAAATCATCTTGACAAGAAGGAATGCAAAACTTAAGATCTTCAGATTTCATGTGTGAAAAGAAAATTTCACAAGGTGAATTATCTAAACAATTACCCTTACGAGAATTACTAGGGATCAGCTTATTATTAGTGAGTAGTATTTAAATTTCTTAAGAGTGTGTTGATAGCCCTAATCAGGATGAAGAATAGCTCCAGCAAGAACATTTCCGAATTTATCAATCAACATATTCATGTATCAAAAAGTAATTTATAGTTGTTAAATTAGAGATATTATATGCTAAAATTGAATTATTATAAAGGTCTTTAATAACGCTAAGATATAATCGACCACTTTTGTGGTATATATAGCTAATATCAGTAACAATTTTTGTAATGGTGAACAAGCTCTAAAATCTCTGGTTAAGAATGTTTGGTGAAACAATCTGTTTTTCTGTTCCTTATAAGGTGTCGTATATCGATACCTTTTTTTCTTATTAGTGATTTTAGTCCAAGGATTCTCATGTATTGATAAGTTGTTTTAGGGATAATTATTAGCCTATCCTTCCGTTTAAGTTGCATGGTCTATAACAGATCTTTTGGCCATTTATTAAAGATTTCTTTTATAAGATCTACAACATTAAGATAAAAACATAGAGCTTTTATAGAGTATTTGTCCAATGCATGAATTATAGAGATTTAAGGAAATGGTATGTGATATTCTGAAAAAGTATCATGCTTCTAAGACAACTAGGATAGCTATAAGGGATCTCTTAGTCTCATGCTTTTATAACTTATTGTCTTGGGTCTACCCGGAGATTTAATACCTTCGTTTTTCTAATAGAAAATATGTTCCTCCAAATTCTTATAGCTGATTTTTTCATACTGGTCGGTTATTCTGTACATTAAATTTTATAGCTACTGCTCTATAACTAGCATACTCTCTACTTAAATATGCTTTGGTAATTTATTTTTTCAACTCTTGTGTGTAAATCGTGTATTTCTGCTCTCTAATATAAAAATCTCCTAAAGTAATTTTACCACGACTCTTTTTTCACCGTATCTATTTTCGGAGGTTCATTTATTTAAGTGGCTCTTTTTTTAATCAGTAATTACTAATAATATAACCATTTTATAAAAATATTCATTACTGATACCATATATCTTATTTATTTGATATAATCAATATATATTACCAACTAGACTTTTATTGAGGTGACCATGCCATGAAAAACCATATTACAAGTTCAATTATATTTGTTATTTTAATTATATCGCTACTTACAGCCTGCCAACCAAGCATAGAATCTCAACTACAAACCATGGGCTATCAATATAACAAAGAAAGCTTTTTTAAGAGTATTAAGCAATGCGATATAGGAGCAGTTAAGTTATTTATCGAAGATGGATTTGATGTAAACATTTTTGATTCTAAGAATAAAAGTCTTCTTTACTATGCTGTAGATTCTGAATCAGAAGAGATTGTTAATTTACTAATTGAAAATGGTGCTAATATAAATTCATCAGACTGCCCTTTGGAAGCAGCTTGTAAAAGAATTAATTTAACAATAGTAAAACTATTGTTGAATAATGGAGCTAGGTTAGATTTATCACCTAAACCGTTAAATGCAATAATTACAAGAAATATTGCAATTGCTGAACTCCTTCTTAAAAATGGAGCTGACCCAAATTATTTTTGTACACCAATGGCAATAGAGCTAGCTACTCAAGATAACTATACTGAAATGATTAAATTACTAATTAAGTACGGTGCAGAGTTAAATAATATTGCTAATCCGTTAAATGAAGCTATCCAAAAAAATAATATAAAAATAACAAAATTACTTTTAGATAGTGGAGCTGACCCGAATAATGCACTTAAAAAACTCCCTTTACAATCAGCAATTGATAACAATAATCTTGAGATATTTAATTTACTTGTTGAATATGGTGCCGATGTTAATAAAATTAAAAACTCTGGTTTTTACCATAAAGATTTGTTTAATTTGGGCTACATGTTTAATGAAGATAATTATATTAAAAGCTTACATGATGGTAACTATGAAGCAATCAAACTGTTTTTAATTGAAGGATTTGACCCTAACTTAGAGATTAATTACGATAGATTTCCAATAATAGTTGCAACTGAAAAACAAAGAAAAGACTTAATAACATTACTGTTAGACTATGGGGCAAATATTAATATATGTGGGTTTTACTTAAATACAGCATTGTATGAAGCTGTTTCTTCTGAAAATATTGAAATAATTCAATACTTAATTGAGAAAGGGGCTAACCCAAGTGATGGTATTGCTTGCGCAGTTAGTAAAGATAATATTGATTTAGTAAAGTACTTTTTAAACTTAGGAGCTAACCCAAATGCAGGTTTCCCTGCATCTGCTTTTATAATTGCTACAGAAAAAGAAAACTATGAAATGATGGAGCTATTATTATTCAATGGAGCAGATATTGAAGACAAGGTTGAATCTAATTATGCGAACTACTCTAGTGCTTTGGAAATCGCTACCTATAATAACAAATTGGAACTTGTACAATTTCTAGTTGAGAATGGGGCTAATTATGAAAGGTGCTTAACAAATGCTATTGCAGGAGAAGCAGTTGAAGCTTTTCATTACTTTATTCACTTTGGTGCAGACCCTAATAAGAGTGGTGATTTACCTCTCCCAATTTGTCAAACAGCCTGCATGGGTAATATTGAGTTCTTAGATATATTGCTTAAAAACGGAGCAGAAATAGATAAATATGCAACTAATGATCCTTATAGAACAACAGCTATTAGTGAAGCAGCTAAAAATGATTATTTAGATATTGTTAAGTTTTTAGTAAAAAACGGTGCAGATATTCATAGAACAGATGCAGCTACCCCTTTAGTAACTGCTGCTGAAATGGGCAGAATAGAAGTCGTTAAATATCTTTTAGAACAAGGTGTAGACATTAATATTAAGAATCATTTAGGCAAAACAGCTCTAGAGGTCGCAAAATCGTATAGACAACAAGTAATGATTGATTTTCTAGAGTCTTATGCAAAATAATTTTAGTTTGAGGAACGCATGCAATGCGTTCCCATAATTTTAAAGAAATCATTTCTTTCACCAAATATCCTTAGGGTGGTTACATAATGACATTACGTTTGTTTAAAATATTATCCTTAATTATTGTTACTCTTATCTTCATAGCCTGCCAACCAAGCATAGAATCTCAACTACAAACTATGGGTTATCAATATAACAAAGAAAGCTTTTTTAAGAGTATTAAGCAATGTGATATAGAAGCAGTCAAATTATTTATCGAAGATGGATTTATGAAAAAAATTACTAAAAACCAATGTACCTTAACAATTGCAATAAGTACAAAATCTACTGAGCTTATTAAGTTACTTATTGAAAATGGTGCTGATGTTAATTCATCGTCTAAACCTCTAGAAACTGCTATATCCTATGGTAATTTTTATGTTACTAAATTATTAGTCGATAATGGTGCTGATATTTTACATAATGATAGGTGTTTATATAATGCAGTTAAAATAAATAATTATGATATTATTGAGTTTCTGCTTAAAAAAGGAGTAGACCCAAACATAACAACTCAACCCATGCCCATAGAATTAGCTGTAAAAAATAATAATATTGAAATATTGAACCTACTATTAAAACACGATGCTAAATTGAATGGCATTGCAAACCCTCTAATAATAGCTATTAGCAATAATAACCTAGAAATGATTACTATTAATTGACAAAGGTGTAGATATAAACAAAGGAGTAGATACAACACCAATAGAATTGGCAATTGATAAAAATCACTTTGAAATAGTTAAACTTCTTTATAACAATGGAGCAGATATTAGTAGCATTAAAAACGAAGGGGTTTTTCATAGTAAAGCCTTAAAATTAGGATACAAATACAACAATGAAGGCTTTGAAAATAGTCTAAGAAATGGCGATTATGATGCTATCAGCTTTTTCCTAAGAGAGGGATTTGACTCTAATTTAAAATTTGATTTACATGATTATCCAATTACAATTATCGCAGAACACTGTGATACTAAACTGCTAAAACTACTACTTAAAAATGGTGCAGATATAAACTCTTTGGGTTTCTACGGTAACACTGCATTATCCACTGTGGTCCAAAAAAATAATACACAAATAGTAAATTTTTTAATTGAAAAAGGAGCGAATGTTAATCTTGGTTTTGGATTACCTTTAACTCTAGCGGTAGATAACAAAAATACTGAAATAGCTGAGATACTATTAAAACATGGAGCTGACCCAAATAAAGGGTGGGAAGATTATCCTATTAACGATGCAACTGGTAATGAAGATTTGAGTATGATTAAATTATTATTGAAATATGGTGCCGATCTAAATGTATCTAGTTATTCAGACTATAAGGGTTCTGGTGCATTAAACACAGCTGCTGCAACAGGAAACTTAAACCTAGTTAAGTTTTTAATCAATGAAGGTGCAGAATTAGATATGATGAGCTGTTTATCTTTATCTTTAGCAGCTAAGTCTGGCGCATTAGATATTGTTAAATATTTGATTTCACTTGATGCTCAAGTGAACAATAATACAGTTTTTACTCCTTTGTATGCTGCAGCATATAGTGGTGAGTTAGATATAATACAAGTTCTTATCTCCTGTGGGGCTGATATAAACAAACCCTCTGGCGATGACCTAAAGACAACTCCCTTATGTATAGCTTCAAGATTTGGTCATCTTAATGTAGTTAAATACCTCATAGAACAAGGTGCAAAAGTAAACCTACCTAGTTTAAATAGTCCACTTATATTTGCAACTGAAGAAAACCAAATAGAAGTAGTTGAATATCTATTAGATGCAGGTGCTGACATAACTAAAAAAAATATTCAAGGAAAAACAGCCATAGATATTGCGACTAAAAAAGGTTTTAATGAAATAATGCTCTTAATTAAATCTCATAACTAAACCACAGGTTGGAATGGAAACCAACCCCTACATTCAAATAATTTCAATCTATTTGTAGTAGAATGTATTGTGAATTAGTAGCATCTGCAAGCCATGTTTATATCTCGGCGCTACAAAGTGAAACGTATATTCAACCATTTGCAAAGCAAATCCCCACCGCGAACGAGGTGAGCCCAAACCGTTTTGCCCTAACAAACCCACCCCACGATGCCAAAGGCGAGTCCACCCCATAATTGCCTACAATTATCCAAACCAAAAAAATCGCTCTTGCGAGCGATTTTTTGTTTTAGTTTCCACCATCAGCTGGTGGGTTATTTGGATTTGGATTATCTCCATCATTAGGGTCGTTAGGGTCTGTTGGATCAGTTGGGTTACTAGGGTCCGTTGGATTATCAGGATTATTAGGATCTGTAGGATTATTTGGGTCTACAGGAGGGGTAACCCCAGTGTGTAGAGTACATGTATGTTTAGGTAACTCCCAAACTGAATCCTTAGGTAATTGTAATGGATTACCCTTTATATCATATCTATCATAATCAGTTTCTCTAACAAACCTCTGTCTTAACACCACTGACTCAGCAGGACAATTTGGTCCAGCTAATTGACTGGTATCTTTACAAATACGAACAGTTTTAAAGAAATCTTCTACTTCTGTTGGTTCTGTTCCCTTTATAAATATCTCATTATAGATAAATTGAGTTGGTGTATTTGGTCCTGGTAATAATCCTGTTTTAGAACTAATTGGAATAGGTCCTATAATATTGTCAGGCACATCGAACTTAGTTTTAGGTGCTCCAATAGCTGTAAGGGCTTTATTCATCATAGTACCCCAAACTTTTGCAGGATATCTACTACCTGTTAAACCAGCGCCGCGTTCTTGCCACTTTCTTTTCGAAAGAGGTATATTGCCTTTATTATCTCCAGAGCCAGGGGAGTAATTATAGCTATCATGACCAATCCATACACCACCTGCGTATTCTGGAGTATAGCCAACAAACCAAGTATACTGAGATCCCTGAGATGTACCTGTTTTACCAGCAGCAGGATAATCACCAATAGTTCTAGCGTTTGTATAGTAGCTTGTAACACCTTCCAAAATATTTGTCATTATATAAGCTGATTCTTTTTTCATAATATTGCTTTTAACTGTTTTAGGCTCATATATTGTATTGCCATTGCTGTCAGTAATTTTGGTTATATAAATGTTCTGCCATTTATCTGAGCTATCTTTACTTGAAACTAGCAGACCTTCATTGGCAAACACCCCAAAGGCTCTAACCATTTCTTCTAGGTTAAGCTCAGAACCACCTAATGCTGACGATGGGTAAGGTTGAATTGTACTATTTATACCTAATTTATGGGCGAATTCAATACAGGGCTCAATGCCTATGTCCATAAATGTTTTCATTGCAGGTATGTTTAAAGATTTTACAATAGCAGTTCGCATTGGTAATAATCCTTGGAAGTTTCTAAAGAAGTTTAGAGGACGATATTCACCACGGCCCCAACCTTTATATGAAACGGGAGCATCATCAATAATAGTTCCTGCTGTGTATCCTTTTTCTTCAATTGCTATTGCGTAATCAATAACAGGTTTAACACTTGATCCAGTTGGTACATATGATTGTGCATAACGTTTCAGTCCGTTTTGAGTGATATCTCTATCACCAACTGCTGCTTTAACATGACCTGTTTGTGGATCAATTATCATAGCGGCAATTTGAGGACCCATTGTACCATCGGCTTCTTCTTCACCAAGGTTTTCCATAATTTCGGTCACGGTTTCCTCAACCGCCTTTTGCATCTCTTGGTTCAAGGTAGTATAAATATGAATTCCGCCAGAGAAAATAAGTTTGTCTGCTTCAACTGAATTGCTACAGTAACCATTTTCAATTAACACATTTTTTGCTACTTCTTTCATGTACCAAGTATACTGAGGGTATTTTTGAGGACTTTTTCTTGTTGAACCATTTAATATTACCTTCTCTTCTTTCGCTTCACTAGCTTCAGCCTCAGTTATTAAACCTTGCTTAGCCATTTGAGATAATACTAAATTTCTTCGATTTATTGATTTCTCAAGATTATTAAATGGAGAGAAATAGTTAGGTCTTTGGTTAAGACCTGCCAACATAGCACACTCAGCTAATGATAAATCTTTAACTGTCTTTCCAAAGTACATATTACTACCCGCCTCAACACCATGCGCATAGTGACCCATAAATGCTCGATTAAGATACATCTGTAGTATTTCCTCTTTGGTGTAAAGACGTTCCAATTTAATAGCTAACCATTGCTCTTGTATTTTTCTTTCCCAATTTCTTGCTGGGGTAAGGATAGATAGCTTAAGTAGCTGTTGAGTAATGGTACTTGCACCCTCTATTCGGCCACCAGTTAGTCTCTTAAACACAGCTCTACCGATAGACTCAAAATCAATACCTATATGGCTCCAAAACCTTTCATCTTCAATGGCAATAAAAGCGTTTATTAAGTTTTTAGGCATATCCTGATAAGGTACAACCGTTCTATCTTCTTCACCATGAAAAGTAGCATATAGTTCATCTTTGTCATCATAAACATATGAAGTTTGAACTGGCACTAACTTATGAGGATTTAAAGTAGGAGCAGTTAGTATAAACTTTAGTACAAATCCTCCAACAGTTAATCCGGCTATTAAAAGAATAGCTAAAAAAGAAACCATAACATAGAAGAAGACACCATGCTTTTTTTTCTTCTTTTTTTACTTAATGATTTGTTTGATGGACTTATTTTCTTTGTTTTATCATCCAATTATAATTCCTCCTCAATATTCGACGGCAACCATGAATATTATAGCATAGTCCTTACATTTGAAGGAAGTAAAAATATACCACAATAAGAACAATGTAATAATTAAGTAAATAAACACAGTATAGGCAAATTAAAAAAAACATTATTATTAAAGAGTTTTTTCGTTTAATAAATATGATTTAAAAGAATAATGTAATTAATTACAAGGAAAACTAAGGTTAATCAGGAGCTAAAAAGGTGATAAACATGGCAAAAATTTTAATACTTCCTTTATTAACCATGACATCTGGCCATCATAAAGTGGCAGATGTTGTTTCTAAGGAATTAAAGGCAATGAATCATGAGGTAATAACAGTAGATATTTTGTCTGATTCATGGGGTAGCTTAGAGAAAAGTATTACAAATATATATAAAAAAGTTTTAGGTATATTTCCGCAAAGTTATGAAGCACTCTATAGGTTTATAGCTGGACCAGAAAACTATAATAAACTTAACTTTACTAAGGGTTTAGGTTGTTTATTTTCTTATAACATGAAGGCGATAATTAAAAGGGAAAGACCAGATTTTATTATATGTACGCATGGTTTTCCTTCATCTATTATAAATAAACTTAAGGAAAAAAATAAATGTAAAATACCTGTTTTAAACATCTATACAGATTTTTTTATTAATAACTTTTGGGGCTGCAGTAAAGTAGAGTATCATTTTGTATCATCCTTAAAAATGAAAAAGCTGATATTAAAACGTAATAACAACGCTCTTGTATATATAACAGGTATACCTGTAAGTAGGGTGTTTAACAAAACTAGTGCTACAAAAGAAAAACCTAATTCAGTATTAATAACAGGTGGCAGTGGAGGTTATGGATCTATCTTAAAAATACTAAGCAACCTAAATTGTAAAGGTAGTCTAAACTATAAAATTATGTGTGGCTCTAATAACAAGCTGTTCTCTAATATTGAAGCATTGCACATTAAAAACATAAAGCCTTTACCATATGTTAATTCTGCAACAGAAATATGTAAGCTATATGATGAAGCTAGCATTATTATTGGTAAACCTGGTGGCATAACAATAACAGAATGTTTAAAAAGAAAGAAGATGTTTTATATTCATAGTTGTTTGCCTGGTCAGGAATATTATAACTACCATTACTTAAAAGGCTTAGCTTTAATATATGATGGGCTCAATAAAAAGATAACCGAAAAACAGTTACTAAACATAATCATTAATAACCCTAAAAAAACTGAAATTACGAATAATGTTAATACATATTTACAGCAATTAAAGCCAAGTATTTTTGAAACTCTAAATAATATTGTTAACAGTAAATATTTAACCAAAACAATAGGAGGATAATATAATGACAAAGATAGGACTTTCACTTGGTGGCGGCTCACTAAGGGGGGTTGCCCATATTGGGGTTTTACAGGAGTTTGAAGATAAAGGGGTAACAATTGATTATTTAGCTGGGACAAGCAGTGGGGCATTAATAGCTGGTTTATATGCTGCCGGAATATCACCTAATAATATGATATCTTTAATCCATGACCTTGAATGGAAAAGATATATAGATGTGAAGTTTCCAACTTTGGCATTAATTAAAGGTAAAAAAATATACAAAGACTTAATTCGATTAACTGAAGGAAAGCATTTTAAAGATCTAGATATTCCATTATCAGTTGTGTGTATAGACTTAACTGAGGGATGTTTAAAGGTTATTAACACAGGTGAGGTAGCAAAAGCTATTAGAGCTAGTATAGCAATTCCAGGTATCTTTCATCCTGTAAAGTATAATGACCATATTTATGTCGATGGTTATATATTAAATAATAATCCAGCAGATGTAGTTAAAAACATGGGTGCAGATTATGTTGTAGCAGTTAAAGTTAAAGGGTTAGTAGATAATGAACCTGTAAAAGGTATAATAACTAGTCTAAAAAAATACATGAACATAGCAAGTAGTTTACGAACAACTGAGCAGTTAAGAGAAAATGCAGACGTTATAATTGATATTAACTGTGAAAAATTTGGAAAAATAAGCTTAAAAACTAAGCAATTTTTAGAAATAATAAAGGAAGGCAAAGATACTACAAATCAAATGATACAGGATTATAATATAGTTAACTTGGCAGACTATAATATGGTAAGTAGCATAAGTAATATTGATTAAAGGGTACCTAGTTAACATCACCTACATAGAACATGCAAAAAAATATCTATTATATTAATTCCTAATATCTTTCTGTGCCCTTAGTATTTAATCAAGATTAAAGCAAGTAATTAATGCTTTAAGAAACCAAGGGCACGAAGTAATAAAGAAATATGTTATATAGCCCCTTACTTTTACTTATAAGTAGTACAAGTGTAGTATGAGAGTATTATTGAATATCATCTTCGCTAATTAACTGCAAAATCTTGTTTAAAAGCAATTCTGGGTTTTCCTCAACCAATAGCTTTCCATGAAAGTCTGCAATACAGCTAGTAAAACAGTCTCCACACTCTCCTAAACACCTAGTTGTTCTAATCTCATAGTTTTTGAGATTCATTTCAATAAGTTTTTCCATTACTACATTTGTACCTAATTCAAAGTTTTGTTTGCAAAATGTTATCTTTTTCATCTTTATATCCTCTATTTTATCTCAGTTTTATGCTATAATTCTAACATTAACGTTAAAATTATAGAAGTGGAGGTAGCTAAAATGACAAGGTTTTTAATCGTACTCAATAAGGATGAACATACAATTTCGTTCATTAATCCTTGTACCGGTGACACTGTTAAAAAGATTGATGTAGATATAAATCCACACGAAGTAGATTTAAACTCTAACGGTTCATTGGCTTACGTTACTAACTCTGGAGGAAACACAGTATCTGTTATAGATACATATAAAAAAGAAGAAATATATCGTATCAAACATGATGGTTTTAAGTTTCCACATGGTGTAGGTGTTACAAAAGACAATAAGTCTGTGTTTATAGCATCAACTTATGCCAATAGAGTATATGTGATAGATACACAAACAAATCAAGTAAGGCATGAAATAGTTACTAATCAGCTCAAAACTCACATGATTTATTTTTCACCTAACAAAGATTTAATATATGTCCCTAATATTGGCTCTAACAACATGACTATAATTGATGTTGAAACCGAAAAAGTGCTAAGCCACATTCCTGTTGGTGCAGGTCCAGAAGGAGCTGCAGTTTGCAAAAATAATAACAAATTATATGTAGCTAATCAACATGATAATAATATATATATTATTAATAGTGAGCACTATGAGATAGAGAAAATTATTAAAGTTGGCACTTTACCTATTCGTTTAGTATTTAGTCCAAACGGTAAATATGCTTTTATTCCAAACAGAGAATCAGGAGATTTATCTATTATAGATACAGATTTAGAAAAGGAAATAAAGCGCATAAGAGTAGGTGTATGGCCAGGAGGTACAGTATTTAATACCAGTGGAACATATGCTTATATTGCAAATAATAAAAGCAATGATATTTCTGTTGTAGATGTTACAAGCTTAAAAGAAGTAAATAGAATAGATGCTGGTATTCATCCAGATGGAATTATATATTTAGAGCAGAAATAAAGATAAATTAAATTATTATTCTCTGTTAATTTAGGAATTAATTGATAATACTGTTTATATATACATTATAATCAAAGTTAAGTAAGAAGAATGAAGTTTCAGTATATAGGCAGGATATAATACAAGAATATCGAAATTAATTAATACTTGAAATTTAGGGGGAAAATTATGAGATCTATAGCAGTTGACCCAAACTCTAGGGAAAATTTTATGTTGGCTTATCGATTAATTAATATTTTAGTGAAGAAATACCACTTTAGCAATAGACTTCATGTTTTAGGATATATAAATAAAACGAAAGGTTATTATACTGTATACTTAACACAAGATCCAGCTAGTCCATTAAGTTCAGCATTTGGCTACTTTAATATCTCATTAGGTAATTTTAGGTCTGTAAGTGATTCAGAAGTATATTATTATTTTAATGATTACAAGGATGGAAAAACAGAGGAAGAAATTACAGAGAAAATAGAAACAATGATTGGCTTGCCAATGATTAATAAAGATATTGAAATAACTGAAAGTAATACACCTGCTATATATACTATATGTGTTAATGTATTAGCTTCTGTGGTGCAGAAAATAGCTAATTATGATATGGGCTTTGCTATCGAAAATGAAATATGCCCGTATAGAGGTCCCTATAGTAGGACACCAGATAATAATTTATGGC
This Clostridium sp. 'deep sea' DNA region includes the following protein-coding sequences:
- a CDS encoding M23 family metallopeptidase, producing the protein MALQLSYGVRFMDQKAVNDLINCGFIPQNVGEVINGNITMRSYTYFTPYYPLDDTAYVNNDNGQLSYIGNWVRTDIANANPIGPREYYLHPPVAFEDIKNYNCVETAGYPKYPRGSRHKGVDWANGIYNLNIDVCAVDYGRVLEVRDGCNCKYFDKDGDGKRDNVVGTNCGTTYHSGGNKVRIMLNDGTIVDYMHLKENSICVVKDDYVNPGDKIGVLGTTGRSTGLHLHFQRNNANDDPISPYKHLIMFYDINENIEPNWKIAKQSGKTYTLNQLLLL
- a CDS encoding IS3 family transposase — encoded protein: MLLTNNKLIPSNSRKGNCLDNSPCEIFFSHMKSEDLKFCIPSCQDDLVSRVNHYIEFYNCDRPQLKLNGMTPNEYRNHA
- a CDS encoding ankyrin repeat domain-containing protein, with amino-acid sequence MKNHITSSIIFVILIISLLTACQPSIESQLQTMGYQYNKESFFKSIKQCDIGAVKLFIEDGFDVNIFDSKNKSLLYYAVDSESEEIVNLLIENGANINSSDCPLEAACKRINLTIVKLLLNNGARLDLSPKPLNAIITRNIAIAELLLKNGADPNYFCTPMAIELATQDNYTEMIKLLIKYGAELNNIANPLNEAIQKNNIKITKLLLDSGADPNNALKKLPLQSAIDNNNLEIFNLLVEYGADVNKIKNSGFYHKDLFNLGYMFNEDNYIKSLHDGNYEAIKLFLIEGFDPNLEINYDRFPIIVATEKQRKDLITLLLDYGANINICGFYLNTALYEAVSSENIEIIQYLIEKGANPSDGIACAVSKDNIDLVKYFLNLGANPNAGFPASAFIIATEKENYEMMELLLFNGADIEDKVESNYANYSSALEIATYNNKLELVQFLVENGANYERCLTNAIAGEAVEAFHYFIHFGADPNKSGDLPLPICQTACMGNIEFLDILLKNGAEIDKYATNDPYRTTAISEAAKNDYLDIVKFLVKNGADIHRTDAATPLVTAAEMGRIEVVKYLLEQGVDINIKNHLGKTALEVAKSYRQQVMIDFLESYAK
- a CDS encoding ankyrin repeat domain-containing protein, with the protein product MTLRLFKILSLIIVTLIFIACQPSIESQLQTMGYQYNKESFFKSIKQCDIEAVKLFIEDGFMKKITKNQCTLTIAISTKSTELIKLLIENGADVNSSSKPLETAISYGNFYVTKLLVDNGADILHNDRCLYNAVKINNYDIIEFLLKKGVDPNITTQPMPIELAVKNNNIEILNLLLKHDAKLNGIANPLIIAISNNNLEMITIN
- a CDS encoding ankyrin repeat domain-containing protein, with protein sequence MAIDKNHFEIVKLLYNNGADISSIKNEGVFHSKALKLGYKYNNEGFENSLRNGDYDAISFFLREGFDSNLKFDLHDYPITIIAEHCDTKLLKLLLKNGADINSLGFYGNTALSTVVQKNNTQIVNFLIEKGANVNLGFGLPLTLAVDNKNTEIAEILLKHGADPNKGWEDYPINDATGNEDLSMIKLLLKYGADLNVSSYSDYKGSGALNTAAATGNLNLVKFLINEGAELDMMSCLSLSLAAKSGALDIVKYLISLDAQVNNNTVFTPLYAAAYSGELDIIQVLISCGADINKPSGDDLKTTPLCIASRFGHLNVVKYLIEQGAKVNLPSLNSPLIFATEENQIEVVEYLLDAGADITKKNIQGKTAIDIATKKGFNEIMLLIKSHN
- a CDS encoding PBP1A family penicillin-binding protein codes for the protein MVSFLAILLIAGLTVGGFVLKFILTAPTLNPHKLVPVQTSYVYDDKDELYATFHGEEDRTVVPYQDMPKNLINAFIAIEDERFWSHIGIDFESIGRAVFKRLTGGRIEGASTITQQLLKLSILTPARNWERKIQEQWLAIKLERLYTKEEILQMYLNRAFMGHYAHGVEAGSNMYFGKTVKDLSLAECAMLAGLNQRPNYFSPFNNLEKSINRRNLVLSQMAKQGLITEAEASEAKEEKVILNGSTRKSPQKYPQYTWYMKEVAKNVLIENGYCSNSVEADKLIFSGGIHIYTTLNQEMQKAVEETVTEIMENLGEEEADGTMGPQIAAMIIDPQTGHVKAAVGDRDITQNGLKRYAQSYVPTGSSVKPVIDYAIAIEEKGYTAGTIIDDAPVSYKGWGRGEYRPLNFFRNFQGLLPMRTAIVKSLNIPAMKTFMDIGIEPCIEFAHKLGINSTIQPYPSSALGGSELNLEEMVRAFGVFANEGLLVSSKDSSDKWQNIYITKITDSNGNTIYEPKTVKSNIMKKESAYIMTNILEGVTSYYTNARTIGDYPAAGKTGTSQGSQYTWFVGYTPEYAGGVWIGHDSYNYSPGSGDNKGNIPLSKRKWQERGAGLTGSRYPAKVWGTMMNKALTAIGAPKTKFDVPDNIIGPIPISSKTGLLPGPNTPTQFIYNEIFIKGTEPTEVEDFFKTVRICKDTSQLAGPNCPAESVVLRQRFVRETDYDRYDIKGNPLQLPKDSVWELPKHTCTLHTGVTPPVDPNNPTDPNNPDNPTDPSNPTDPTDPNDPNDGDNPNPNNPPADGGN
- a CDS encoding patatin-like phospholipase family protein; translated protein: MTKIGLSLGGGSLRGVAHIGVLQEFEDKGVTIDYLAGTSSGALIAGLYAAGISPNNMISLIHDLEWKRYIDVKFPTLALIKGKKIYKDLIRLTEGKHFKDLDIPLSVVCIDLTEGCLKVINTGEVAKAIRASIAIPGIFHPVKYNDHIYVDGYILNNNPADVVKNMGADYVVAVKVKGLVDNEPVKGIITSLKKYMNIASSLRTTEQLRENADVIIDINCEKFGKISLKTKQFLEIIKEGKDTTNQMIQDYNIVNLADYNMVSSISNID